One window of the Amycolatopsis mediterranei genome contains the following:
- a CDS encoding helix-turn-helix domain-containing protein, whose amino-acid sequence MTRTITQAAIPQPRGTGRARQLWCSLPTELARRFRPHADQFARRILEEVQRAVPEYAKPLEGEFGKVIVLAIEQAVLGCIDSIEDLASTQDTGAKLFREVGKRVHHDGGSLNSLQAAYRAGGRAAWHYIAELGQAHRFPAAVLCVGAEAVFAYVDEISSYSVEGYTLAQAMASGTLERRRRRLFELLLATPPSSPATLATMAKAAEWTVPEWVTVVALDPRTEQHPPPSPQLADDVLLDLDGPEPCLLTPNPERDLRGLEGRLSGWRAAAGPRVRPADAATSLLWARRTLDLLRRGLAGDGPVAHTADHLATHWLLLDRFLLDELSAKALAPFAGLTVKQQTRLAETLLSWLEHNGNTPEIAQALRIHPQTVRYRVSQLSELFGDRLADPAKRLEIQMALSAHRLLGTRPPTGDR is encoded by the coding sequence ATGACCCGGACGATCACGCAGGCGGCGATTCCGCAGCCGCGGGGCACCGGCCGCGCGCGGCAGCTGTGGTGCTCGCTGCCGACGGAACTCGCGCGGCGGTTCCGGCCGCACGCCGACCAGTTCGCCCGGCGGATCCTCGAGGAGGTCCAGCGGGCCGTCCCCGAATACGCCAAGCCCCTCGAGGGCGAGTTCGGCAAGGTGATCGTGCTCGCGATCGAGCAGGCGGTGCTCGGCTGCATCGACAGCATCGAGGACCTGGCGTCCACACAGGACACCGGGGCGAAGCTGTTCAGGGAGGTCGGCAAGCGCGTGCACCACGACGGCGGCAGCCTCAATTCCCTGCAGGCCGCCTACCGCGCGGGTGGCCGCGCGGCGTGGCACTACATAGCCGAACTGGGGCAGGCCCACCGGTTCCCGGCGGCCGTGCTGTGCGTCGGCGCGGAAGCCGTTTTCGCTTACGTGGACGAGATTTCTTCGTACTCGGTCGAGGGGTACACCCTGGCGCAGGCGATGGCGAGCGGCACGCTCGAACGACGGCGGCGCCGGCTGTTCGAACTGCTGCTGGCCACTCCGCCCTCGTCCCCGGCCACGCTGGCGACGATGGCCAAGGCGGCGGAGTGGACGGTGCCGGAGTGGGTCACGGTCGTCGCGCTCGACCCGCGGACCGAGCAGCACCCGCCGCCGTCCCCGCAGCTGGCCGACGACGTGCTGCTCGACCTGGACGGCCCCGAGCCGTGCCTGCTGACCCCGAACCCCGAGCGCGACCTGCGGGGCCTCGAAGGCCGCCTGTCTGGCTGGCGCGCCGCGGCCGGCCCCCGGGTCCGCCCGGCCGACGCGGCGACGTCGCTGCTGTGGGCCCGCCGCACGCTCGACCTCCTCCGCCGCGGCCTGGCCGGCGACGGCCCGGTCGCGCACACGGCCGACCACCTGGCGACGCACTGGCTGCTGCTCGACCGCTTCCTGCTGGACGAGCTGTCGGCGAAGGCACTCGCCCCCTTCGCGGGCCTGACGGTGAAGCAGCAGACCCGGCTGGCCGAAACATTGCTGAGCTGGCTGGAGCACAACGGGAACACGCCGGAGATCGCGCAGGCCCTGCGGATCCACCCCCAGACGGTCCGCTACCGGGTGAGCCAGCTGAGCGAACTGTTCGGCGACCGGCTGGCGGATCCGGCGAAACGCCTGGAGATCCAGATGGCGCTGTCCGCCCACCGGCTGCTGGGCACCCGGCCGCCCACGGGCGACCGCTGA
- a CDS encoding aldose epimerase family protein, whose protein sequence is MTAPELTRELFGQAGGTDVHRYTLGRPGGPVVRVLDYGGVLQSLEAPDRDGRPGNVVLGYADLDAYVANNRPEADRVFLGAVIGRFANRIAGGTFTLDGVQYRVPLNNGKNSLHGGPAGFDTRIWTAAEIRDGDGVAVQLTLVSPDGDQGYPGRLTAEVTYRLDARDRLRITYRATTDAPTVVNLTNHTYWNLAGEGAGDVHEHRLEIAASRFCPTGDDLIPAGDPVPVEGTPFDFRRGAPIGARVGEPDPQLVIGQGYDHNWVLDDGAPFAARAWDPASGRLLTMWTTEPGLQFYSGNYLTAALTGTGGRPYHRGAGFALEAQHFPDSPNRPDFPSTVLRPGEVYHQETVFALTTADEPPVA, encoded by the coding sequence ATGACCGCACCCGAACTCACCCGGGAGTTGTTCGGCCAGGCCGGCGGCACCGACGTCCACCGGTACACGCTGGGGCGGCCCGGCGGGCCGGTCGTGCGCGTGCTCGACTACGGCGGCGTGCTCCAGTCGCTGGAGGCACCGGACCGCGACGGCCGCCCCGGCAACGTCGTGCTCGGCTACGCGGACCTCGACGCCTACGTCGCCAACAACCGGCCCGAGGCGGACCGCGTGTTCCTCGGCGCGGTGATCGGCCGGTTCGCCAACCGGATCGCCGGCGGCACCTTCACCCTCGACGGCGTCCAGTACCGGGTGCCGCTCAACAACGGCAAGAACAGCCTGCACGGCGGCCCGGCCGGGTTCGACACGCGGATCTGGACGGCGGCCGAAATCCGCGACGGCGACGGTGTCGCGGTGCAGCTCACGCTGGTCAGCCCGGACGGCGACCAGGGCTACCCCGGCCGGCTCACCGCCGAGGTCACCTACCGCCTCGACGCGCGCGACCGGCTGCGCATCACCTACCGCGCGACCACCGATGCGCCGACGGTGGTCAACCTGACCAACCACACCTACTGGAACCTGGCCGGCGAAGGGGCGGGCGACGTCCACGAGCACCGGCTGGAGATCGCCGCGAGCCGGTTCTGCCCGACCGGCGACGACCTGATCCCGGCCGGTGACCCGGTCCCGGTCGAGGGCACGCCCTTCGACTTCCGCCGGGGAGCGCCGATCGGCGCCCGCGTCGGCGAGCCCGACCCCCAGCTGGTGATCGGCCAGGGCTACGACCACAACTGGGTGCTCGACGACGGCGCGCCGTTCGCGGCCCGCGCGTGGGACCCGGCGTCCGGGCGGCTGCTCACCATGTGGACGACCGAGCCGGGCCTGCAGTTCTACTCCGGCAACTACCTCACCGCGGCCCTCACCGGCACCGGCGGCCGCCCGTACCACCGCGGCGCCGGCTTCGCGCTGGAGGCCCAGCACTTCCCCGACTCCCCCAACCGCCCGGACTTCCCCAGCACGGTGCTGCGCCCCGGCGAGGTCTACCACCAGGAGACGGTGTTCGCCCTGACCACCGCGGACGAGCCGCCGGTGGCGTGA